Genomic window (Sulfurimonas sp.):
CTTTAGTAAAGATGAATGCCCAAAGTATAAAAAAAGATGAGCTTTTAGCAAAACTTACAGCACTAAAATCTCAGCTTCAAACATTGGACATAAACATAAATAAGATAGATAAAGCAAGCCCAAACTTTATCCTTTATGCACATAGCGATGGTGTTGTGGCATCTATCCTTCAACCGCTTCACTCAAGTGTAAAAGAAGATACTCCTATAATCTCTTTAGTAAAACAAAGAGCGTTTTATTTTAAATCTTACCTACCTCTAAAGTACGCTAGTAAAGTAAAAATTTCTCAAAAGGTAGTTATTCATAATAATGATAAAAAAAATCATCTCTCATATAACACAAATACTACCAAAAGTAGATGAAAAAACTCAACGCATTGTTCTTTTGTCAAGCATAGATGCTACCAATGAAAAACTATATATAAATGCTTACGCAGATGCTACTGTGTACTTTAGTAATACAAAAAAACATACGGCTGTTAAAACATCTGCTTTATCTTTTTACAATAACGAGTGGGTTGTTTTTACTCCTAAAAAGAATGATGAGCACAATAAGCATGAAGAGAAAAAAGAACATGATGAGCATGGCGAACATGAAGAACATGGAGATGAAGAAGAAAAAGAACACAAAGAAGCTGAACATGATGAGCATGAAGATGAAGAACTAGAGTATGAAGTCAGAGTTGTAAAAATAATAACTCAAGACGAAAAATATACAGCTATTGAAGGTTTAAAAGCAGATGAAGAATATGTAAGTGCTAAAAGCTACTTCGTAAAATCTTTACTACTAAAATCTTCTCTTGGCGGACATGGGCATTAGGGAGATAGTATGTTAAATAAACTCATAGATACCTCTTTAAAGTACAGGTTTTTAGTGCTTACTTTTTTCTTAGCTATTAGTGCTTTTGGTTACAAAGCTTATGTTGAAATACCCATAGATGCTTTTCCAGATATCACACCAAAACAGGTTGTTATCTACACAGAAAGTCCTGGGAATTCAGCCCAAGACATAGAAAAACTCATAACCTATCCCATAGAATCAGCCCTCTCTGGTATGGCTGGTGTAAAGATGATAATGTCAAACTCATTTTTTGGACTATCTTATGTATCTGTATTTTTTCAAGATGATATGGACATATATTTTTTAAGACAACTTGTAAATGAACGACTAGGAAGTGTAGATATTCCTGCTGGGTGGGGTTCACCTCAACTTGGACCAAACACGACGGGATTAGGTCAGGTTTTTTGGTATCGTTTAAATGATGAAACAAAAGAATATACTCTAAGCCAACTGCGTGAGATGCAAGACTATGTAGTTACTCCTCTTTTAAAAAGTGTAACTGGCGTTGAAGAAGTTATAGGCTGGGGCGGAGATGAAAAACAATACAATGTTCTTGTAGATACTAAAAAACTTCAAAACATTGGCGTGACTTATGCAGACATCATAGATGCCTTGCGTAGTGC
Coding sequences:
- a CDS encoding efflux RND transporter periplasmic adaptor subunit, coding for MTKIFLLTALLYFNLFSSEIPLEHVELRAFSKSVELNGQIIQLSNASQAVMSQVGGHLERYFVKAGQSVKKGQKIVLIESILISKMTAEFISLKKQLDSQEKNYNATKSLYEKGMTSLVKMNAQSIKKDELLAKLTALKSQLQTLDININKIDKASPNFILYAHSDGVVASILQPLHSSVKEDTPIISLVKQRAFYFKSYLPLKYASKVKISQKVVIHNNDKKNHLSYNTNTTKSR